One genomic region from Bactrocera tryoni isolate S06 chromosome 3, CSIRO_BtryS06_freeze2, whole genome shotgun sequence encodes:
- the LOC120773008 gene encoding protein lethal(2)denticleless, giving the protein MNIIHKFFNRQQGITTDYTYDFALRRLCVAKEDSWRGILPSNYSSDYNPEPPIFSAKFSKCNNFRHILAIANEDGKIALQDTTKKNEEPEERSLNAPQCHYNAVFDLEWAPGEMKFVSASGDHTASLWQVDEQGEIRNIRSFVGHTRSVKTAAFRRHDSSVFATGGRDGAIIIWDTRANLNVDLTPRADNCIYSGHVGGPGTPVSHRKRTRTPKMTPSATSSSITGLAFQDENTLISCGAGDGIIKVWDLRRNYTAYKKEPHPKHSLPYAGSSTFKGFTNLLVDESGSRLFANCMDNTIYSYNLCSYSSKPLAGYKGLLNSTFYIKSCLSPDGKYLLSGSSDEKAYIWNLNYPDEPLVALWGHTVEVTCVAWGSTHDCPIVTCSDDARHKIWRIGPENISDFDNVELYRGHAEYVRQFGRRAHGSTHKYNLRDLENTPRSLKRIMEQNERTPSSVEKVTAKRSFLEMLGGVAGEDDGEVYEPKRPKPLESRGRRLFSPSTSNVGNSLSLTSPQTRHINLQLIPIPEEPYTSSTSSTTNYAAHTHSNDSNQENTVETATPYISLKQICPTIQSPLGERVVTENHNSDYTSPTNAGTSNNSTSQQPPLSSMIFSPTSNLPNYVLNGEAPHLGIMSPKRKHKEKIDWLTKIRKQKLMSSRNATLTEKIIEDCNGSQSPIASTSSRLQSLRTTEASPHSNVTPRRRKSSGTRDILSHDSPSTSRHLVSHPPKTPTSSRRNSETTILRFFSVRTQQRSDTTECTSPAVETTEILGDLQPLTLTSAGTSTIGIVNRSIAYNTSTHTQATTICNE; this is encoded by the exons atgaatataattcaCAAGTTCTTCAATCGTCAGCAAGGCATCA CAACTGACTATACGTATGACTTTGCCCTACGTAGACTTTGTGTGGCAAAGGAAGACAGCTGGCGTGGAATCTTACCCTCCAATTATAGCTCAGATTATAATCCAGAACCACCcatattttcggcaaaattttccaaatgtaataattttagaCACATATTGGCTATTGCTAATGAAGATGGAAAGATTGCATTGCAAGATACCACAAAAAAGAACGAAGAACCAGAAGAACGTTCTCTTAATGCTCCTCAGTGTCACTACAATGCagtttttgatttggaatgggCGCCTGGAGAGATGAAATTTGTTTCTGCATCAGGGGATCACACAGCCAGCTTATGGCAAGTAGATGAACAAGGAGAAATTCGGAATATACGATCATTTGTTGGTCATACACGGTCTGTGAAAACAGCGGCGTTCCGTAGACATGATTCATCTGTCTTCGCAACTGGAGGAAGAGATGGCGCTATTATAATTTGGGATACGCGTGCAAATTTAAATGTGGACTTAACACCACGCGCAGATAACTGCATTTATAGTGGACACGTTGGTGGGCCAGGTACCCCGGTATCTCATAGAAAACGCACTCGAACACCAAAAATGACACCTAGTGCTACATCAAGTAGTATCACAGGTCTAGCTTTTCAG gacgaaaacactctaatATCTTGTGGGGCCGGTGATGGAATTATAAAAGTATGGGATTTACGACGAAATTATACCGCATACAAGAAAGAACCTCACCCAAAACATAGTCTACCATATGCTGGTTCCAGTACGTTTAAAGGATTTACCAATCTTCTTGTTGATGAATCAGGTTCTCGTTTGTTTGCTAATTGTATGGATAATACAATTTATTCATATAATCTGTGTTCGTATTCGTCGAAACCTCTAGCGGGATATAAAGGCCTACTAAATAGTACTTTCTACATAAAATCTTGCCTTAGCCCAGatggtaaatatttgttaaGTGGAAGTAGCGACGAGAAAGCTTACATATGGAATCTTAATTATCCTGATGAACCATTGGTCGCTTTGTGGGGTCATACTGTAGAAGTAACATGCGTTGCATGGGGATCTACCCACGACTGCCCTATTGTAACTTGTAGTGATGATGCACGTCATAAAATTTGGCGTATAGGGCCAGAAAATATATCGGATTTCGATAACGTGGAATTATATCGAGGTCATGCTGAGTATGTTCGTCAGTTTGGTCGAAGGGCACATGGATCAACACATAAATACAACTTGCGAGACCTTGAGAATACTCCACGTTCACTCAAACGTATAATGGAACAAAATGAACGTACTCCTAGTTCCGTAGAGAAAGTAACAGCGAAACGGTCGTTTCTAGAAATGCTGGGAGGAGTGGCTGGGGAAGATGATGGTGAAGTATATGAACCTAAGCGACCAAAACCTTTGGAATCTAGAG GTCGACGCCTATTTAGTCCATCAACGTCGAACGTGGGAAACTCTCTGAGTTTGACATCGCCACAGACCCGCCACATCAATTTGCAACTTATTCCGATTCCAGAGGAGCCGTACACTTCTTCCACAAGTTCAACCACAAACTACGCGGCCCATACCCATAGTAATGATAGCAACCAAGAAAATACAGTAGAGACTGCAACGCCATATATATCGTTAAAGCAAATTTGCCCGACCATACAATCGCCACTCGGTGAAAGAGTAGTGACTGAAAACCATAATTCCGATTACACATCTCCAACTAACGCGGGAACGTCTAATAATTCAACCTCACAACAGCCACCTCTATCTTCAATGATTTTTTCACCGACCTCAAATCTACCAAATTATGTGCTTAACGGTGAAGCACCCCATTTGGGGATAATGTCACCAAAACGTAAACACAAGGAAAAGATTGACTGGTTAACAAAAAtacgaaagcaaaaattgatgTCCTCGCGTAATGCAACACTtaccgaaaaaattattgaagattGTAATGGATCACAGTCTCCGATAGCTTCTACATCATCACGTTTACAAAGTTTGAGGACAACGGAGGCTAGTCCGCACTCCAATGTCACTCCACGTCGACGTAAGTCGAGTGGAACTCGTGACATACTATCTCATGACTCACCTTCGACGTCTCGCCATCTGGTCTCACATCCTCCAAAAACACCAACGTCAAGTCGTCGTAATAGTGAGACTActattttgcgattttttagCGTTCGGACACAACAACGAAGCGACACCACCGAATGTACATCACCTGCTGTAGAAACTACGGAAATTCTTGGCGACCTGCAACCTTTGACTTTGACTTCTGCGGGCACCAGTACGATTGGTATTGTCAATAGGAGTATAGCTTACAATACGTCTACACATACTCAAGCCACCACCATCTGTAACGAATGa
- the LOC120773009 gene encoding augmin complex subunit dgt5, with translation MPLEMDIEFFQMWAARLGCPPEAIPTQEALKSIYKSRQRDLFCNLIKRVRSRQDACEVRESILLKRLENQKGHMVSASARIFLPKELQIFLKVKDLKKHKEDVVMRLDEYRKEYETLVINIKTKNIQRISLQHKQKTLGSRINILNFNSVALRKQIKQEENNKKLIIATMPVRLTVKNASEIIAMDEVKQALRDLDDFYTLYINQGSSPTSVQEAKDLLWVKMRAIFSRMPNFIFFNVIMRLKEEQLQYVMSLINKSNNEDSASHSLSGVGSKDPLSSFDIKLLQTKADLLGIVVKYLSARKERIMLEEKFSDAYSPFVDELEKKVNLFNANTNENINETISDYLVQYNLRNFSKSQNDFIAQQIEQCKADIDYGARQLENHEVILGSIKHVYSNINTSINRIQYEMLQLGQIKEKILYSKNMLKRMVDDMQVSTIGAAVAPITGGCMKSNFLPTKLKVNNNISTIGDSFEMGGGDMVFCSTKLDFDSTMMSLNSTSANNTGTSRRSVGCADTTLMPAATGCNNNETRFVLPPYCSELSTFAEIPFEKFSCITKECAYHLSPNPLIVESRELSSTMQLAPGSLLTASGALQEVRNRIKWACLIAQHSLDLKLDLDLVMVDAQSCKQKIKKHREQIEEMLDKIDVVNINTNRTLQKLSKLYDFMLANPLRHYIPAERNYNNQTYADYEAEFLMYYRMATVGASIK, from the exons ATGCCACTAGAAATGGATATAGAATTTTTTCAGATGTGGGCAGCCAGATTGGGTTGTCCGCCGGAAGCTATACCAACCCAAGAGGCTTTAAAATC GATTTATAAATCGCGCCAACGTGacttattttgtaatttaattaagcgTGTAAGATCTCGGCAAGATGCTTGTGAGGTACGCGAAAGTAtacttttgaagcgtttggaGAATCAGAAGGGTCATATGGTGTCG gCATCGGCTCGAATTTTTTTGCCCAAAGAACTGCAAATTTTTCTGAAAGTAAAGGATCTTAAAAAGCACAAGGAAGACGTCGTAATGCGTTTAGATGAATACAGAAAGGAATATGAGACTCTggttattaatataaaaacaaaga acaTCCAACGCATTAGTCTCCAGCATAAGCAGAAAACTCTGGGATCTCGtatcaatattttaaactttaactCTGTGGCTTTGCGGAAGCAGATTAAACAggaggaaaataataaaaaattaataattgctACAATGCCTGTGCGTTTGACAGTTAAAAACGCGAGTGAAATTATTGCCATGGACGAAGTTAAACAAGCGCTTCGAGATCTCGACGATTTTTATACATTGTACATAAATCAGGGAAGCAGTC CTACCAGCGTTCAGGAAGCAAAAGATTTGCTGTGGGTAAAAATGCGTGCCATTTTCTCAAGAATgcctaattttattttcttcaatgtaatAATGCGTTTGAAGGAAGAACAACTTCAATATGtaatgtcattaataaataaatcaaataatgaGGACTCAGCTAGCCATTCCCTCAGTGGAGTAGGCAGCAAAGACCCACTGTCTTCTTTTGACATAAAACTTTTGCAGACAAAAGCAGATCTTTTAGGCATAGTAGTTAAATACCTGTCCGCACGCAAAGAACGTATTATGCTAGAAGAAAAATTCTCCGATGCTTATAGTCCCTTTGTAGACGAGTTAGAAAAGAAGGTCAATCTATTTAACGCcaatacaaatgaaaatatcaatGAAACAATATCGGACTACCTGGTACAGTATAATTTGCGCAATTTCTCAAAAAGTCAAAATGATTTCATAGCTCAACAAATTGAACAATGTAAAGCAGATATTGACTATGGAGCTAGACAATTGGAAAATCATGAG GTTATCCTGGGATCTATTAAACACGTTTACAGTAACATCAATACATCGATTAATAGAATTCAATATGAAATGTTGCAACTTGGCCAAATCAAGGAAAAGAttctttattcaaaaaatatgttgaaacgTATGGTGGATGATATGCAAGTATCCACTATTGGTGCAGCTGTGGCTCCCATTACTGGCGGATGCATGAAATCCAATTTCCTGCCTACGAAGCTTAAAGTTAACAACAATATATCTACTATTGGCGATAGCTTTGAAATGGGTGGTGGAGACATGGTATTCTGTAGCACGAAATTAGACTTCGACTCCACCATGATGTCACTTAACTCAACCTCAGCAAATAATACTGGAACATCTAGACGAAGTGTGGGATGTGCGGATACCACACTTATGCCTGCGGCTACCGgatgcaacaacaacgaaacaCGTTTCGTTCTACCACCATACTGCAGTGAGTTATCTACTTTCGCCGAAATCCCATTTGAAAAGTTTAGCTGTATAACGAAAGAGTG CGCTTACCATCTGTCACCCAATCCATTGATCGTGGAATCACGTGAACTTTCTTCTACAATGCAATTGGCGCCAGGCAGTCTACTGACAGCTTCAGGGGCTTTACAGGAAGTACGTAATCGTATCAAATGGGCGTGTTTAATTGCCCAGCATTCGCTTGACTTGAAATTGGATTTGGATTTGGTTATGG TCGACGCACAAAGctgcaaacaaaaaatcaaaaaacaccGCGAGCAAATTGAGGAAATGCTGGATAAAATAGATGTGGTTAACATAAACACTAATCGAACACTGCAAAAACTATCAAAATTATACGACTTTATGCTAGCAAATCCGCTGCGCCACTATATTCCAGCTGAAAGAAATTACAATAATCAAACATATGCGGATTATGAAGCCGAATTCTTGATGTATTATCGTATGGCTACCGTCGGTGCATCCATAAAATGA